The window GGTTTATTGAACAAAAGCTTGTTCTTAACCCATAAAAAGTAAAGAGAAAAATCTCCTTTCTTTTGCAATCTAACTTTTTGTACTTTGCGATTAAACAATGGATCAAATGAGCCAAAATAAATTTAAACTTGTAGAATGCCCTCGCGATGCAATGCAAGGTTTGCATAATTTCGTTCCAACTAAACTAAAATCCGAGTATTTAAATCTATTGTTACAAGTTGGTTTCGATACGCTGGATTTTGGAAGTTTTGTTAGTGCGAAGGCAATTCCACAAATGAGTGATACAGCAGAAGTTTTAGCAAACTTAGACTTAAGCAATACAGCAACTGAACTTTTAGCTATTGTAGCGAATTTAAGAGGTGTAGAAGATGCTGTAAAACATGAGCAAATCAAATACTTGGGATTTCCGTTCTCCATATCGGAAACTTTCCAACAGCGCAACACAAATTCAAGTATATCGCAATCTCTTTTTACTGTAGAAGAAATGCTTAATCTTTGTAATAGAAGCAATAAGGAAGCTGTAGTGTACCTATCGATGGGCTTTGGAAATCCTTATGGAGACGAGTGGAATTATGAAATTGTAGAAGAATGGGCAGATATTTTAGTAGATAAAGGTGTTAAAATTCTTTCCTTAGCTGATACAGTTGGCGTTTCTACGACAGAAAAGATAGCAGCTATTATGCCTAAACTTTTGACGAAATTTGATAAAACTGAAATTGGAATTCATTTACATGCTACACCTTCAGATCGTTTGGATAAAATAGAGGCTGCATATCATGCAGGCGTTAAGCGCATAGATTCTGCATTAAAAGGATATGGCGGCTGCCCGATGGCAGCTGATGATTTAACTGGAAATATCGCTACTGAAGACGTAATAAGCTTTTTAAACTCGAAAGACGAAGAACTCAATCTTAATATAGAAAAGTGGAATGAGGCTATGAGTTTATCTGGAAAAATATTTGGGTAGCGTTCTTGCCACGGAAAACAGAAAAAAATTTGGCGACTTCAGTTTTCCGTGGCGAACAAAGACACTAAACGCTCTTAACCATTTTAAAATGCTGAATACCAGCCTCTTCAAATTGATCGCCTTCAGCAACGAAACCGAATTTAGCGTATAAGCTCATGGCACTTAATTGAGAGTTTAAGTAAATGTAGTGTGCATCTTCCGGTAAATCAGACAATGCTTCAGCAATTAAAGCACGACCAACGCCTTGACCCCTAAATTCTTTCAGTACTGCAAATCGCTCTAATTTATAACCTGCATCTGTTTTACGCCAACGGCAAGCACCGCAAGGTTGTCCGCTCTGTGTTGCAATAAAATGAATGGATTCATCTTCATGTTCCCATTCCAATTCTGGCGGACAATTTTGTTCATCAACAAATACAATTTTGCGTATTGCAAAAACCTTATCTAAATCTTCCTGGTGATTAACTTTTTGAACGAGTAGGCTCATTTTTTACGTTTTTTAAAATGCCTGTTTGTCTTTAATTTAGTATCATTATTTTCCAAAGCTACATCAATGGAATGTGAGCAGTGAATATCGGTTTCTTTTTTCGAAAGTTTGGCAAGCGTAACATAAAATTTATGTAACTCATCCAATTCTTCTTCTGTCAAATCCTCAATATCAACCATCCTATTGCTAGCCCTTTCATGCGCTGCAATTAATTCATTTAATTTTAGTTGTATTGCTTTCCCATCTTTATTTTGTGCTTTCTGAATTAAAAAAACCATTAAGAAAGTAATAATTGTTGTTCCGGTATTGATAACAAGTTGCCAGGTTTCAGAATAATTAAATAAGGGACCAGTTACTGCCCATACCAGTACGATAATGGTTGCTGAAATGAAAGCAATAGAGCTACCGGTAAATTTAGTTGCAGCATTAGCAAATCGTTCAAAAAAGCTATTTTTTTTTGAACTAATTTTAGGTTCTTCCATCAAATTGTATTTGATTAAATATAAAAATTAAACAAACAAAAACACCATAAGTTTTTAAGGCTTATGGTGTTTTATTATGTTATAAAAATGAACGAATCTAATC is drawn from Pedobacter mucosus and contains these coding sequences:
- a CDS encoding hydroxymethylglutaryl-CoA lyase produces the protein MSQNKFKLVECPRDAMQGLHNFVPTKLKSEYLNLLLQVGFDTLDFGSFVSAKAIPQMSDTAEVLANLDLSNTATELLAIVANLRGVEDAVKHEQIKYLGFPFSISETFQQRNTNSSISQSLFTVEEMLNLCNRSNKEAVVYLSMGFGNPYGDEWNYEIVEEWADILVDKGVKILSLADTVGVSTTEKIAAIMPKLLTKFDKTEIGIHLHATPSDRLDKIEAAYHAGVKRIDSALKGYGGCPMAADDLTGNIATEDVISFLNSKDEELNLNIEKWNEAMSLSGKIFG
- a CDS encoding GNAT family N-acetyltransferase → MSLLVQKVNHQEDLDKVFAIRKIVFVDEQNCPPELEWEHEDESIHFIATQSGQPCGACRWRKTDAGYKLERFAVLKEFRGQGVGRALIAEALSDLPEDAHYIYLNSQLSAMSLYAKFGFVAEGDQFEEAGIQHFKMVKSV
- a CDS encoding low affinity iron permease family protein; the protein is MEEPKISSKKNSFFERFANAATKFTGSSIAFISATIIVLVWAVTGPLFNYSETWQLVINTGTTIITFLMVFLIQKAQNKDGKAIQLKLNELIAAHERASNRMVDIEDLTEEELDELHKFYVTLAKLSKKETDIHCSHSIDVALENNDTKLKTNRHFKKRKK